One Acropora palmata chromosome 2, jaAcrPala1.3, whole genome shotgun sequence genomic window carries:
- the LOC141874975 gene encoding transmembrane protease serine 3-like, producing MLCGKRNTSYVVRGNISSSRSWPWQVGIKFSNDAKILCGGSLINFGWVLTAAHCVYGLFRGKSRDSDGCVSPRKAIKVILGEFDARNIDGYEVQQNISKICPHSDYNHITLDYDIALLRFESPLLAFNDTMSPICLPTASTNFPSGTYCWVTGFSKKRRTRRDTNLLRQAELPLQPLAYCKQQYPIHTITSRMLCAGFEDGNIDSCQGDSGGPLACQEIESGKFVQVGVVSWASACAQAGQPGVYTDVKYFLSWINQTIH from the exons ATGCTGTGTGGCAAACGAAACACTAGTTACGTTGTCCGAGGAAACATCAGCTCCTCTCGTTCGTGGCCGTGGCAAGTTGGGATCAAGTTCTCTAACGATGCCAAAATCCTCTGCGGAGGCTCCTTGATAAATTTTGGGTGGGTACTGACTGCAGCCCACTGTGTGTATGGGCTCTTCAGAGGCAAAAGCCGAGACAGTGATGGCTGTGTTTCACCTCGCAAAGCAATTAAAGTGATATTGGGAGAGTTTGATGCTAGAAACATTGATGGATACGAGGTCCAACAAA ATATTTCCAAGATCTGCCCACACTCTGATTACAATCATATTACTCTGGACTATGACATTGCTCTGCTTCGCTTCGAATCTCCCCTGCTTGCTTTCAATGACACAATGAGTCCCATCTGCCTTCCAACCGCTTCAACCAATTTCCCATCTGGAACCTATTGCTGGGTAACTGGTTTCAGCAAGAAGAGGCGAACTAGACGAGACACAAATCTGTTACGTCAGGCCGAGCTTCCTCTTCAACCCCTGGCTTACTGCAAACAGCAATATCCAATCCATACTATCACCTCACGCATGCTCTGCGCAGGATTTGAAGATGGTAACATTGACAGTTGCCAAGGGGACAGCGGAGGACCACTGGCGTGCCAGGAAATTGAAAGTGGGAAATTTGTTCAAGTAGGCGTGGTTAGTTGGGCCAGCGCATGCGCTCAAGCTGGTCAACCTGGCGTGTATActgatgtgaaatatttccTTAGCTGGATAAATCAGACCATACATTAG
- the LOC141874971 gene encoding trypsin-like has product MAFTLKILLFALSSSILFTGDGSHAGRTIWTGEEYGFDQAFIEEEDESSGDVIHGNWGAWNSWTKCTKKCCGSEKRTRVRFCNNPPPDGGGRPCEGLAIETRDCTTGDSTSILSRIVGGRVTRIQDWPWQVGLQSSSSEGIFCGGALLNQEWVLTAAHCIMAQFPGQSLGCSYADSERLTAVLGESDLLNVEGHEVYKNVSKICIHSNYSGTTMDYDLAMLKLGSSISYDDEEAISSICLPCSRKNFNAGTLCFVTGWGRIAESGRASNELRVARIPIINQERCQELYREEAITPRMLCAGYDEGRVDSCQGDSGGPLVCRENGTLVLVGAVSWGFGCAKEGKPGVYTNLISLRSWIDDIISGE; this is encoded by the exons ATGGCTTTTACTCTCAAGATTCTTCTCTTTGCCTTGTCAAGCTCCATTTTGTTCACCGGAGACGGATCTCACGCGGGAAGG aCGATCTGGACTGGAGAAGAATATGGCTTTGACCAAGCTTTTATAGAAGAAGAGGACGAGTCTTCAGGCGACG TAATTCATGGCAACTGGGGAGCCTGGAACTCTTGGACTAAATGCACGAAAAAGTGCTGTGGGAGCGAAAAAAGAACAAGGGTGCGCTTCTGTAATAATCCACCCCCCGACGGTGGTGGTCGACCATGCGAAGGACTTGCAATTGAAACCAGAGACTGTACTACTG GCGACTCCACGTCAATTTTGAGTCGAATAGTTGGTGGAAGGGTCACAAGAATCCAAGATTGGCCTTGGCAAGTTGGGCTGCAGTCAAGTTCATCAGAAGGCATCTTCTGTGGCGGCGCCTTACTCAATCAAGAATGGGTACTAACGGCCGCTCACTGCATCATGGCTCAATTTCCTGGCCAAAGCCTGGGTTGCTCATATGCTGATTCTGAGAGACTAACAGCTGTTTTGGGCGAGTCTGACTTGCTAAATGTTGAAGGACATGAAGTGTATAAGA ACGTTTCCAAGATTTGCATACATTCGAACTACAGTGGTACAACAATGGATTACGACCTTGCGATGCTTAAACTTGGGTCAAGTATATCTTATGATGATGAAGAAGCCATAAGTTCTATATGTCTCCCATGCTCTCGGAAGAATTTTAATGCTGGAACCCTCTGCTTTGTCACCGGGTGGGGCAGAATCGCTGAGTCTGGTCGAGCGTCCAATGAGTTGCGTGTCGCTCGGATTCCTATTATTAATCAAGAGAGATGTCAGGAACTGTACAGAGAGGAAGCGATAACACCACGCATGCTCTGCGCAGGCTATGATGAAGGAAGGGTTGACAGTTGCCAAGGTGACAGTGGAGGTCCACTTGTTTGCCGGGAAAATGGAACGTTGGTATTGGTTGGAGCAGTAAGTTGGGGCTTTGGATGCGCCAAAGAGGGGAAACCTGGTGTCTATACCAACCTCATTTCGCTTCGCTCCTGGATTGATGACATCATAAGCGGAGAGTAG